In Ornithorhynchus anatinus isolate Pmale09 chromosome 5, mOrnAna1.pri.v4, whole genome shotgun sequence, the DNA window GTTTAGATTTGAGCAACACATGATGCTTTTAATTTGACTTTGAAATGCAGCATTAGCATTTGAATCCTTCAGAAGTCTTTGTGGACTTGTCTTTTTAACTCCCAAACTTCCAAGTTTCTCACAGCACATAAAGCTCAAGTCCTGCAACACTCACAAATAGTGCCTGTGAATTGTCTGATCTAGATTTGTTTGACTATTCATAGGTTATGAATGTttataaaaaaatttttaaagtaACTTTGGTCTGGAGGAAAGCTAACAATGCTAACTTTCAGCTCTATTGTTGATCCTTTCTGTAAATCAGTCTCCAATGCTGTATTGCTGCTGTTGCAATTAATGTGCTTTTTGCAATGTGCTCTTCAGATAATACAATCATGTAGCATAATAGACATTTAAGTCTTAATCTCTTGAGGGTATTTCAAATTGTTAAATCTCTTGCAGATTACATGATTTTAAGTTTTCTTCTGTTCCACACCCCACTGACAGCACTCAACTCTTACCTTTAACAGTCATTTTAGCTGAGTTTCCTCAGCCTCTTTCCATGTCTTTTTAAGAAAAAttgcatattcattcagttgtatttattgagcgcttactgtgtacagagcactgtactaagcacttgtctatTACAGGTCAAGTTTAAAATCAGATATTATATAGAACACTTAGAaattctatctgttgccccaaAATACCAGggaaagccttttttttaaaatggtttagGTATTCTGTAGACTGCCTGAAATTCATAATCAGCTGGTAACATGCATCCAGCTTTCCTAAAATGTGGGGTTGCATTCTTGGAAAACTCGCATTATAGTATTCACTGTGTTAGCTGCTGCAGGTGTGTGCACAACCTTCTTTTTCCCTGACATTGTCACAAGCTGTGTCCAAATGGGCTCATGCTGCCATATaaatgtttcctaattcccaGTGTTTTAGTGAAAACACATATGACAGAACTGAGCGTCAAGCTTCTCAAatactgaaaggaaaaaaaaactctctGGCAAAGATAAAGCTTATGATCTATCCCTTTGCTCAAATGTTACTATCTATAGGCTGAACATTACTTGTCATCCAGATAGACTCAGGGTGGCATGTGGTAGTTGTCACTAGCAACCTTCCCAGAAAGCTCTCAAAATTTTCCTGAAGCAAAGGAGGGAAGAACTATCTTGTTTTATATTTGGCAAAGAGGAGGTACAGACGATCTTCTGACAAATGTGTTTAATGGACTACTTTTGTGTTTGGTTTTAGAGTTGCAGGAAGATGATGAACAACTGATAGCAGAAGTTTCTGAAAAATCTTTGCCGGAGACATGCCCTGGGCCCCCCAAGAATGAAGTGCAGGAACACTGTCCAGACCCTAACTCCAGCCAGAATTTTAGAGTAGAAAGTGATCTAGAAGTTGGCACCATTTCAGCAGTGACTCCATCTTCCCCAGAAGCTGAGAGGCCTGAGGATATCCCGGCAGTTGAGGAGCACGTGACATCCACAGATGAATCCACAGGACTCCAAGTTGGGGCAATGACCACAGGTGTTATGGTGCTTCCACAGCGGGGTCCCACAGACACCGAACTGAAGACCGGTCCATTGATTTCAGAAACTGGGCCCTGCAGGAGCAAGCTCAAGAAACCCAAGCCCATCAGTCTGAGAAAGAAAGCAACCGCAGGAGAGCAGCCAGAAACCGAAGCTGTGGTGGAGGTGCCACCTCTCCACAAAGCATCCTATCCATTCAATCCAGATAATTTTGATGAGAATACCAATccctttgggagagaagatgccaAGATCCAGAATTCTCCCCCCTCAGCGAAGAAAGTcccaacaacctccagtggtggcaCCGATGACTCAGGGGTGGAGTTACAGGAAGACTCCGGAAGCTCTCCTTTGAAAATGGAATTTGATTTTCCAGAAGGCGCGGAAAACCCAGAAGCTAAAGCCGCCCCTGCAAAGAAACTTGGCCGAAAGTTAGTCAGCAAACTGACCCCTAGAAGACAAAAAGAGGGAATTGGCAGGCCACCATGTGGGGAAGTAACTGCAGGGACAACCAAGGAGGAAGTTCTTCCCAAGGGCACCTCCAAGCTGGATCCCACCCAGTGGGATGACCCCAACTTTAACTCCTTTGGGGTCAAGTCCACTTTGCAGAATTCCCCACCACTCCCGAAAGGGTCATATCATTTTGACCCTGATAACTTCGATGACTCCATAGATCCCTTTAAACCTACCAATTCTTTAACCAATACTGAACCAGCTGATTTTTGTTCCAATGCCAGTCATCATGTCAATGAAATCTTAGACTCTCAGCCATATGAAGTACAGGGTGAGGACATGAAGAAAGGGAAAGCATCACCCAAGAAGGCAAAGTCGCGTTTAATAACGTGAGTGAGGATGGGTACCGGGTTTGGTCTTTGAAATCATTCTTGGAGTCCAACTGGCAGGCAGCATTTGTGGAACTGATATTCCACTGTTTAGTTCTGAGAGAGGGTGAATCCACGATGCTTTAAAATTTTCATGTATTGCTCACTACTTCTGCCTCCAAATTTAGATTTATCGGTCTAGATAGAGCCAGATCATCAGATGTTCCTTGGTTCCTGCTTTGTTCTTGTATAAATGACTTGTAAGggctctatttctctttctcacttGGATCTTGTCCTGCAGGAAAGAATGGTTTAAAAAAGTAATGTGACCTCAGTACTTGTGGACTTCCCAAATCTCAGCTCATGGATTAAGAAGGGAAGGGTACTTAGGAAATGTTAGCAAGCAGAAATATTTGTATTCTGTAATAGTATACTGGACACATGCACCCATAAGTGAATTTCAGTATCAGTGGTGTCCTTAAGGATCCCAGCTCTTGAGTcatgtatatgcacacacatgtacagatacacacaaacacacacatatacatacactacATATACATACATGATATGATATATACTGGAGATACTCAATGAAACCCAAAACCAATCCCAAAAAGGAGCCTGATGAAAGTATAACAAAGAACATGAGTGGGAAAGGGTTTCCTAGGGACTCTCAGATATACACAACTTAAGCTATGATTGAGATAATGAACATAGGTTCTGATAGCCACAGATGAAATTTTCTGTGGGTCATTTTggagtttcttcatccataattAGAGAAATGAATCATATATAGTAGAACAATTCCACTTTTGAGCTGCTTGAACCATAAAAATTCAGCTTATTAAGAGCCCCTTCGTATTTGTAGCACATGAGAAGAATCATACAAAAATTAACCTAAAAAGAAAATTGTCCTTACTTACTATAGCTTACAGAGTAGGCTTGTTCTTAAATGTAGGTCCtagacttctccctccttttcacctcaccaaatatttcaaaatagtaatcaatcaatggtatttactgagtgcttactgtttgcagaggactgtcctacaATACAATAAGCAATATTTACAAAAGTCACATATCCCATTCCCAACATTCTTTGTGATCTTAATTGCTGCAGAAATGTGAGGTTTCTGGGAGCGGACCTGCTTGTTTGCTCTATATTTGCTCTgtatggtggatttttttttccttaatgcttCTCCTACCAAAtctcagcagtcaatcaatcaatgattttttatTCAGTAcctactaggtgtagagcactctgctaagtggtatttcttaactgtggtattcaagtgcttactctgtgtcaagcactgttctaagcactggggaagaagcaagataatcatatcagacacaataACTGtcttacagggctcacaatctaaataggaaggagaactcatattgaatccccattttacagatgaggtaactgaggcacagagaatttaaataacttgcccaaggtcacacagaagcaacatggtggaacaagaattagaacccacatcctctgacttccaggcaattCTTAAttggtaggaaagcagcatggcctagtcaacagagcacgggtttaggagtcagaaggatctgggttctaatcccagctccaccacttgtctactatgtgaccttgagcaaaccacttaacttcttcatgcctcagttacctcatctgtaaaatgggaattcagactgtgagcctcattgggatagggaccgtgtccaacctgattaacttatatctacaccagctcttagaacagtgcttgacacataatattgcctaacaaataccaatattattagactCTATAtgatggttttgttttgtttttacttaATGTTTCTCCTGCTAAATCTCAGGCCTTATTTGCAAAATCCTGGTGATATCTTGAAATTTTTGAAACTGCAGTCCCTCAGGCCAAATTCACCATTCAGTTTCAGTCCAGGTGAAGTGAGTAACAGCGGTCCTCTCTTTTATCTATCAGCCATAAGTACTTATCAGCTGTTTCAAACAGAACAGCAAGCAAGCTGTAGATGAAGAGATTAGAATGTAGGAAGAGGAACAACATGGTCTTAGTTATTCATTATAGGCAAAGGAGAAGTGACTGGGTTCTTTTCTTCTACAGTTGagcaaaaataatattaataattgtggtttttgataAACGATTACTATTTGCCCacccactgaactaagtgctagggtagatagaagatattcaggtcggacatagtccctgtcccatatggagcccacagtctaaatagctgggagagcaggtattgaattcccatttgacagatgaggaaactgaggcacagagaagctgagtgtcttacccaaggtcacacaacaggcaagtggaagagctggggttagaacacaggcccttcgactcccaggcttgtgctcttctcATCAGGCCACCCTACTTCTTGAACAGGGAATATTGGTTGGGATATTTATAGCAGTAGGACATATATGCAGGGACCCTCTGGTTTAAAGAAGGTAAAGAGGGTGACTCTTCCAAGAAAACAAAAGTGCTAGACAAGCACAGGTGTATCTCTAGTCCAAATGCTCCTAAACTTtgtccagtgctttatacatttAAGTGCTTTATACTTGTCCTTAAGAAATGTTat includes these proteins:
- the TACC1 gene encoding transforming acidic coiled-coil-containing protein 1 isoform X4; translation: MAFSPWQILSPVQWARWTWSAVRGGGEEEKEEDSQAETKSLSFSSDSEGNFETPEAETPIRSLEKELSDPSRALNGPRANTPELQEDDEQLIAEVSEKSLPETCPGPPKNEVQEHCPDPNSSQNFRVESDLEVGTISAVTPSSPEAERPEDIPAVEEHVTSTDESTGLQVGAMTTGVMVLPQRGPTDTELKTGPLISETGPCRSKLKKPKPISLRKKATAGEQPETEAVVEVPPLHKASYPFNPDNFDENTNPFGREDAKIQNSPPSAKKVPTTSSGGTDDSGVELQEDSGSSPLKMEFDFPEGAENPEAKAAPAKKLGRKLVSKLTPRRQKEGIGRPPCGEVTAGTTKEEVLPKGTSKLDPTQWDDPNFNSFGVKSTLQNSPPLPKGSYHFDPDNFDDSIDPFKPTNSLTNTEPADFCSNASHHVNEILDSQPYEVQGEDMKKGKASPKKAKSRLITTTEQVKFLCFLLSGCKVKKYESQSLVLDVHAQGDGAVISQAPDISNRDGHATDEEKLASTSSSQKPSRAEVKGEPEDDLEYFECSNVPVSTIHHAFSSSEAGLEKEPCRQMDKDGSSVSVVSDLHSLEKAPVSVACGGESPLDGICLSESDKMAVLTLIREEIITKEIEANEWKKKYEETRQEVLEMRKIVAEYEKTIAQMIEDEQRTNMTSQKSLQQLTMEKEQALADLNSVERSLSDLFRRYENLKGVLEGFKKNQEIEELTKICDELIAKLGKTD